Proteins encoded together in one Primulina huaijiensis isolate GDHJ02 unplaced genomic scaffold, ASM1229523v2 scaffold43369, whole genome shotgun sequence window:
- the LOC140970202 gene encoding nuclear pore complex protein NUP98A-like isoform X2 produces MFGSNPFGQSSNSPFGSQPAFGQTTNASNNPFAPKPFGSTSPFGSQTGGSIFGGMSTGVFGAQSSSPLGSTSVFGASSSPAFGSSTPAFGVSSASAFGNSSSAFGGSGVFGQKPSFGGFGSNTTQTSPFGSSFQQTQPAFGSNLFGSSTPFGAPSQPAFGSSSSPAFGASSTPGFGATSTPAFGSTASPTFGSTSGGFGVSTSPFGSSTPAFGTSSSPAFGSITTPAFGAATTPAFGASTAPAFGASTTSAFGASSSPFNFASSPTFGQSNAVFGSTPFGTSSLGAQNASFGSQTTTSTFGGSGFGQSAFAGQRGGSRLAPYSSTPETDGATGTQPTGKLESISAMPIYKDKSHEELRWEDYQLGDKGGPAPAGQSTGALGFGTSSFGSASAPAFAQSSATPFSSTTPSNPFAPKTTGVFGSTGFGSSPSSTFGSSPFGQSNASNPFGSTTSATSSLFGPTAQTFRVGTSPSIFGNSSTSAFGSPSIFGPTSSQGTSSAFNTGLGFSNTQSSPLFQSNMSTLTPASSPFAQTSSAFGQTAPGFSQTNLFSTPSTGFGGNMFSSTPSFLSNTNPLGFGQTNPSLSSPFQLAQPPQSSGGFSFTNFGQSQAAGTSGFGGTPGIFSQSAFGQLSAPQSVVAAQPSPIVNPFGTLPAMPQISIGRTGTSPSIHYGISSLPQIVEKPVPARISSLLTPRHLSQRRVRLPMRKYHPKIDGPKVPFFNDGDEETPSTPKADALFIPRENPRALVIRPLDQWPARANTEKTTQSKATGTLSYGNGKLQNDVSTLINGQTVRDKDASPAEHSVENGVANELVNPVKRNPKTNVVLDGRSTDKGDSYITLGSHRAGEAAIVFEHGADIEALMPKLRHSDYYTEPRIQELAAKERAEPGYCRNVKDFVVGRHGFGSIKFFGETDVRKLDLESLVQFNNREVIVYMDESKKPPIGQGLNKPAEVTLLNIKCFDKKTGQQYTEGPRIERYKEMLKRKAEDQGAEFVSYNPIEGEWKFRVNHFSTYKLGNDEDENDDNLLDAMR; encoded by the exons ATGTTCGGAAGCAACC CTTTTGGGCAGTCATCCAATAGTCCATTTGGGTCACAGCCGGCATTCGGGCAGACTACTAATGCAAGTAACAATCCTTTTGCTCCCAAGCCCTTTGGAAGCACAAGCCCTTTTGGTTCACAGACCGGAGGTTCAATTTTCGGGGGCATGTCTACTGGTGTATTTGGTGCTCAGTCTTCTTCTCCTTTAGGTTCGACTTCTGTGTTTGGTGCTTCTTCTTCACCTGCATTTGGAAGTTCAACCCCTGCATTTGGTGTTTCCTCAGCTTCGGCTTTTGGAAACTCATCTTCTGCATTTGGTG GTTCCGGGGTATTTGGGCAGAAGCCGAGTTTTGGTGGTTTTGGATCTAATACTACTCAAACAAGTCCATTTGGAAGCTCATTTCAGCAAACACAACCAGCTTTTGGCAGCAATCTGTTTGGTTCCTCAACACCATTCGGTGCTCCTAGTCAGCCTGCATTTGGTTCGTCAAGTAGTCCTGCATTTGGTGCTTCGAGTACACCTGGCTTTGGTGCTACCAGCACTCCGGCCTTTGGTTCTACTGCAAGCCCTACATTTGGCAGCACAAGTGGTGGGTTTGGTGTGTCGACCTCTCCTTTCGGATCAAGCACTCCAGCATTTGGTACTTCTAGCTCTCCAGCATTTGGTTCCATAACCACTCCTGCTTTCGGCGCGGCAACAACGCCTGCTTTTGGTGCCTCAACTGCTCCTGCTTTCGGTGCCTCAACAACTTCTGCTTTCGGTGCTTCAAGTAGTCCTTTTAACTTTGCATCCAGTCCAACATTTGGTCAATCAAATGCTGTATTTGGAAGTACCCCATTTGGAACATCATCCTTAGGTGCTCAAAATGCTTCTTTCG GATCACAAACTACAACCTCCACTTTTGGTGGCTCTGGTTTTGGCCAGTCTGCTTTTGCAGGGCAGCGAGGTGGAAGTAGATTAGCTCCCTACTCATCCACTCCTGAGACAGATGGAGCGACTGGTACACAACCCACTGGCAAACTAGAATCTATTTCGGCCATGCCAATCTACAAGGATAAAAGTCATGAAGAACTTAGATGGGAGGACTACCAGTTAGGAGATAAAG GAGGGCCAGCTCCTGCTGGACAGTCTACTGGTGCGCTTGGATTTGGTACCTCAAGTTTTGGCTCGGCATCTGCTCCTGCATTTGCTCAATCCTCTGCTACTCCTTTTTCATCTACAACACCTTCCAATCCATTTGCTCCAAAAACCACCGGAGTTTTTGGCAGCACAGGGTTTGGATCTTCGCCGTCCTCCACTTTTGGTTCTTCCCCTTTTGGACAGTCAAATGCGTCTAATCCTTTTGGTTCAACGACATCAGCAACATCCTCCTTATTTGGACCTACTGCTCAAACATTTAGAGTTGGTACCTCCCCTTCTATTTTTGGCAACTCCAGCACATCAGCTTTTGGATCACCATCTATCTTTGGCCCGACATCATCACAGGGAACATCATCTGCATTTAATACCGGCCTGGGTTTTTCCAATACTCAGTCTTCCCCATTATTCCAGTCAAATATGTCTACGCTAACACCAGCAAGTTCTCCATTTGCACAGACCTCTTCCGCCTTTGGCCAAACTGCCCCTGGCTTCAGTCAAACAAATTTGTTTAGCACACCCTCAACTGGTTTTGGTGGCAATATGTTCTCGAGCACTCCATCATTTCTAAGTAACACCAACCCTCTGGGATTTGGCCAAACAAAT CCATCTCTTTCTAGTCCATTTCAATTGGCGCAACCACCTCAGAGTTCCGGTGGTTTTAGTTTTACCAACTTTGGACAATCTCAAGCAG CTGGAACAAGTGGCTTTGGAGGCACCCCTGGTATTTTTAGCCAGAGTGCATTTGGACAATT GTCAGCTCCTCAGAGTGTGGTAGCTGCACAACCATCGCCCATTGTAAATCCTTTTGGAACTCTTCCAGCAATGCCACAGATATCAATTGGACGCACAGGCACTTCTCCTTCTATTCATTATGGAATTTCTAGCTTGCCA CAGATTGTTGAGAAACCAGTTCCTGCGAGAATATCGTCTCTATTGACGCCTCGACACCTTTCCCAAAGGCGTGTAAGGCTTCCTATGAGGAAATATCACCCTAAAATCGATGGTCCAAAG GTGCCATTTTTCAATGATGGTGATGAAGAAACACCCAGCACGCCAAAAGCAGATGCCCTTTTCATTCCAAGGGAGAATCCCAGAGCTCTTGTAATTCGTCCGCTGGATCAGTGGCCTGCTAGAGCAAATACGGAGAAAACAACACAATCGAAGGCCACAGGCACTCTTTCATATGGAAATG gtAAACTTCAGAACGATGTTTCCACTCTAATAAATGGGCAAACGGTCCGGGATAAAGATG CTTCCCCTGCTGAGCACTCTGTGGAAAATGGTGTGGCTAATGAGCTAGTTAATCCTGTCAAACGGAACCCAAAAACAAATGTGGTCCTTGATGGTCGTTCTACAGATAAAGGGGACTCTTATATCACTCTCGGAAGCCATAGAGCTGGCGAAGCTGCTATTGTGTTCGAGCATGGAGCTGACATTGAGGCACTGATGCCTAAGCTTCGTCACTCTGATTATTACACGGAACCACGAATTCAGGAGCTAGCTGCAAAGGAAAGAGCTGAACCAGGTTATTGCCGCAATGTAAAGGACTTCGTTGTTGGAAGACATGGTTTTGGTAGTATCAAATTCTTTGGGGAAACAGATGTGAGAAAGCTTGATCTCGAGTCTCTTGTTCAATTCAACAATCGAGAGGTGATCGTATATATGGATGAGAGCAAGAAACCTCCAATTGGACAAGGCCTCAATAAACCTGCCGAGGTGACACTtcttaatataaaatgttttgaCAAGAAGACTGGTCAGCAATATACCGAAGGACCAAGGATCGAGAGGTATAAAGAAATGCTTAAAAGAAAAGCCGAAGATCAAGGTGCTGAGTTTGTGAGCTATAATCCAATCGAAGGAGAATGGAAGTTCAGGGTCAACCATTTCAGCACATACAAGCTTGGAAATGATgaagatgaaaatgatgataatctGCTTGATGCCATGAGATGA